The Longimicrobium sp. genome segment CGGCTGGCTGGCGCCGGGCGTCTCGGCGTCGCTCTTTCCCGCCGAGTCGCTGGGGTTCCTGAGCTCCATCAGCCAGGTCGGCCTCCTCGTCTTCATGTTCCTGGTGGGGCTGGAGATGGACCCGCGCCTCCTGCGCGGCCGCGGCTACACGGCGCTGGTCACCAGCCACGCCAGCATCACCATCCCCTTCTTCCTGGGCTCGCTCCTCGCGCTCCATCTCTATCCGCGGCTCTCGGACGGGAGCGTCACCTTCACCGGCTTCGCGCTCTTCATGGGCGCGGCGATGAGCGTCACCGCCTTCCCCGTGCTCGCGCGCATCCTCACCGAGCGCGACCTGCTGCGCACCCGCGTGGGCGCCGTGGCGCTCGCCTGCGCGGCGGTGGACGACGTGACGGCGTGGTGCATCCTGGCCGGCGTGGTGGCGCTGGTCCGCGCGGGGCACGCCGGGCTGCCGTGGTGGGGCACCGCGCTCGGCTCCGCCGCCTTCGTGGCGGCGATGATCTTCGTCGCACGGCCGCTGCTGGCGCGTCTGGAGCGGCGGTACGAGCGCGACGGCCGGGTGACGCAGGACGTGCTGGCCATCGTCCTCCTGGTCACCCTGGCCTCGGCGTGGACCACCGAGGCGCTGGGGATCCACGCGCTCTTCGGCGCCTTCCTGGCCGGCGCGGTGATGCCCAAGGGCGAGGGGTTCGTCCACGCGCTCACGGGAAAGCTGGAGGACGTGACGGTGGTGCTCCTCCTCCCCCTCTTCTTCGCCTTCACCGGCCTGCGCACGCGCATCGGGCTGGTGGAGGGCGCGGAGATGTGGGGTTTCTGCGGCCTGATCGTCCTCGTCGCCGTGGCCGGGAAGCTGGGCGGCGGCGCCGTGGCCGCGCGGATGACGGGGATGCGGTGGCGCGAGGCGGGCGCCATCGGCACGCTGATGAACACGCGCGGGCTGATGGAGCTGGTGATCCTGAACATCGGCCTGGACATCGGCGTCATCTCCCCCGCCGTGTTCGCGATGATGGTGCTGATGGCGCTGGCCACCACCTTCATGACCTCGCCGCTCCTGGAGCTCGTCTACCCCGCCCGCCTCATCCGCCGCACGAGCGTGGACGCGGACAGGGACGCCGGCGTGGACTCGGACGAGGTGGAGGGAGAGGGCGAGCGGGTGGAGCTGATCGTGTGACGGTGCGCACCACGGCCGCCGCGGGGGCCCTCACCCGAAAAATGGAGATGGGGCGAGACATAACGGCCGTCTCGCCCCATCTCCATTTTTCGACCTCTCCCAAAACAGCCTGGGAGAGGTGACAGCAACATCTTTGCATCTCCGCTCCGCCGCCGCATCTTCTCCGCGTCTCCCATCCGTCACCATCCCGATCCCCATCCTCCGCGCCCTGCCGATGGCGACCGAAACGTTCGCGCGCTCCGCATCTCCATCCCCCGCCTCCGCCGGGGGCGGCGACCACCGCGCGGCCGTGCTGGCCGGGTTCCTGGGCTGGATGCTGGACGCGTTCGACTTCTTTCTCGTGGTGATGTGCCTCACCGCCATCGGGCACAGCTTCGGGAAGGCGGACAGGGAGGTCGCGCTCGCCATCACGCTCACGCTGGCGTTCCGGCCGGTGGGCGCGCTGGTCTTCGGGCTGCTGGCCGACCGCTACGGCCGCCGCCGCCCGCTGATGATCAACCTCGTCTTCTACTCCCTCCTTTCCGTGCTGACCGGGCTGGCGCCGTCGTTCACCTGGTTCCTGGTGTTCCGCGCGCTCTTCGGCATCGGTATGGGCGGCGAGTGGGGCGTGGGCGCGTCGCTGGCGATGGAGAAGGCGCCGCGGAAGCTGCGCGGCGTGCTGTCGGGGCTGCTGCAGGAGGGGTACGCGGCCGGGTACCTCCTGGCCGCGCTCGCCTACTGGGTCGTGTTCCCGCGCTGGGGATGGCGGCCGCTCTTCTTCATCGGCGGCCTTCCCGCGCTCCTGGCGGTGTTCGTGCGCTACCGGGTGAAGGAGAGCGAGGTGTGGGAGCGCACCCGGCACGCCACGTGGAGCGGGCTGGGCGCGGCCATCGGCGGCCAGTGGAAGCTGTTCCTGTACCTCACGGTGATGATGGCGGGGATGAACTTCGCCAGCCACGGCACGCAGGACATGTATCCCACCTTCCTGCAGCGGGACTGGGGATTCACCCCCGGGCGGCGGGCGGTGCTGACGGCCATCTCCATGCTGGGCGCCATCGCCGGCGGGCTGGTGGTGGGGATGAACTCGGACCGCATCGGGCGGCGGCGGGCGATCGTGCTGTCGCTGGTGGGC includes the following:
- a CDS encoding MFS transporter — its product is MATETFARSASPSPASAGGGDHRAAVLAGFLGWMLDAFDFFLVVMCLTAIGHSFGKADREVALAITLTLAFRPVGALVFGLLADRYGRRRPLMINLVFYSLLSVLTGLAPSFTWFLVFRALFGIGMGGEWGVGASLAMEKAPRKLRGVLSGLLQEGYAAGYLLAALAYWVVFPRWGWRPLFFIGGLPALLAVFVRYRVKESEVWERTRHATWSGLGAAIGGQWKLFLYLTVMMAGMNFASHGTQDMYPTFLQRDWGFTPGRRAVLTAISMLGAIAGGLVVGMNSDRIGRRRAIVLSLVGGICVVPLWAFAPSLALLVVGAFLMQFMVQGAWGVIPAHITELAPDSVRGFLPGFAYQCGVLIASSVAYLESVFATGRSYAASMAMMAVTVFTFAAVVVWLGREKKGVEFGAVAEVPE
- a CDS encoding cation:proton antiporter; its protein translation is MPHLGLLLVQIAVVVVAARAVGLLFRRIAQPQVMGEMVAGILLGPSLLGWLAPGVSASLFPAESLGFLSSISQVGLLVFMFLVGLEMDPRLLRGRGYTALVTSHASITIPFFLGSLLALHLYPRLSDGSVTFTGFALFMGAAMSVTAFPVLARILTERDLLRTRVGAVALACAAVDDVTAWCILAGVVALVRAGHAGLPWWGTALGSAAFVAAMIFVARPLLARLERRYERDGRVTQDVLAIVLLVTLASAWTTEALGIHALFGAFLAGAVMPKGEGFVHALTGKLEDVTVVLLLPLFFAFTGLRTRIGLVEGAEMWGFCGLIVLVAVAGKLGGGAVAARMTGMRWREAGAIGTLMNTRGLMELVILNIGLDIGVISPAVFAMMVLMALATTFMTSPLLELVYPARLIRRTSVDADRDAGVDSDEVEGEGERVELIV